From one Bacteroides fragilis NCTC 9343 genomic stretch:
- a CDS encoding DUF6769 family protein, which produces MRNKRYIVSFLLFISMIMLVVPVIPHHHHADGVICMKNDLTPEPQCPKHHHPGNDSCCNDGCMTRLNSPTPSVQADNNPHYLFTAILFTDFIIENLFRPQERRIKNYYAYRESLHGTAVNRAFGLRAPPYPVV; this is translated from the coding sequence ATGAGGAATAAACGGTACATAGTCTCTTTTCTCCTTTTCATCAGCATGATCATGCTGGTCGTACCTGTTATCCCCCATCATCATCATGCCGATGGCGTGATTTGCATGAAGAACGACTTGACACCGGAACCCCAGTGTCCTAAACATCATCATCCGGGCAACGATTCGTGCTGCAATGACGGATGTATGACACGCCTCAACTCACCAACCCCTTCCGTACAGGCAGACAATAATCCTCATTACCTATTTACTGCCATCTTATTTACGGACTTTATCATAGAGAATTTATTCAGGCCCCAGGAGCGACGTATTAAGAATTATTACGCATACCGGGAGTCTCTCCACGGTACGGCTGTCAACCGTGCATTTGGCCTTCGTGCCCCTCCATACCCTGTTGTATAG
- a CDS encoding efflux RND transporter periplasmic adaptor subunit, which translates to MKKLIFMGILGLFILGSCNSKSGGNHEGHDHGTEAHDHEHEAHDHEHEGHDHEHEGEDHEGHDHEGDEHSRSSEPATGHSDEIILPKAKAEAAGVKTSIIEPEVFEQVIKTSGQVLAAQGDESVAVATVAGVVSFRGKVTEGMSVGKGTALVTISSSNIADGDPVQRARIAYDISRKEYERMQALVKNKIVSDKEFAQAEQNYENARISYEALAKNHSAGGQAVTSPISGFVKNILVKEGDYVTIGQPLVSITQNRRLFLRAEVSEKYYPSLRTIGSANFKTPYDNKVYELKELNGRLLSFGKSAGENSFYVPVTFEFDNKGDIIPGSFVEVYLLSSPMENVLSLPRTALTEEQGLFFAYLQLDEEGYKKQEVTLGADNGKSVQVLSGIKAGDRVVTQGAYQVKLASASNAIPAHSHEH; encoded by the coding sequence ATGAAGAAACTTATCTTTATGGGAATCCTCGGATTGTTTATCCTGGGTTCCTGCAACAGTAAATCGGGTGGCAACCACGAAGGGCACGACCATGGAACAGAAGCACACGACCATGAACACGAAGCACACGACCATGAACACGAAGGGCACGACCATGAACACGAAGGCGAAGACCATGAAGGACATGATCACGAAGGTGACGAACACAGCCGGAGCAGTGAACCGGCTACCGGTCACAGTGACGAAATCATTCTGCCGAAAGCCAAAGCAGAAGCAGCCGGAGTGAAAACAAGTATTATAGAACCGGAAGTATTTGAACAAGTGATAAAAACAAGCGGACAAGTACTGGCCGCACAAGGTGACGAATCCGTAGCAGTAGCCACCGTAGCAGGAGTAGTCAGCTTTCGCGGTAAAGTGACCGAAGGCATGAGTGTAGGCAAAGGTACTGCACTGGTGACCATTTCATCCAGTAACATTGCCGATGGTGATCCCGTACAACGCGCCCGTATCGCTTACGATATATCCAGAAAGGAATATGAACGTATGCAAGCGCTGGTAAAGAATAAAATCGTATCCGATAAGGAATTCGCACAAGCCGAACAGAATTACGAAAATGCCCGGATCAGCTATGAGGCCCTTGCCAAAAATCATTCGGCAGGAGGACAGGCCGTAACCTCTCCCATCTCAGGATTTGTAAAAAACATCCTGGTGAAAGAAGGTGATTACGTAACCATCGGCCAGCCATTGGTCAGCATCACTCAAAACCGTCGCCTCTTCTTGCGTGCCGAAGTTTCGGAAAAATACTATCCGTCTCTGCGCACCATCGGTTCGGCCAATTTCAAAACTCCTTATGACAATAAGGTATACGAACTGAAAGAACTGAACGGCCGTCTTTTGTCATTCGGTAAATCGGCAGGAGAAAATTCGTTCTATGTACCGGTCACTTTCGAATTTGATAATAAAGGAGACATCATCCCGGGCTCGTTCGTTGAAGTATATTTGTTGTCGTCTCCCATGGAGAACGTACTGTCGCTTCCCCGCACGGCGCTGACCGAAGAACAGGGGCTTTTCTTCGCATACCTGCAACTGGATGAAGAAGGGTATAAAAAGCAGGAAGTCACCCTCGGAGCCGACAACGGCAAGAGCGTACAGGTACTTTCGGGTATCAAGGCCGGTGACCGGGTAGTGACCCAAGGTGCCTACCAGGTGAAACTGGCTTCGGCAAGTAACGCAATACCTGCACACAGCCACGAACACTAA
- a CDS encoding efflux RND transporter permease subunit produces MLNKIIHFSLQNRILVLVASVLLLIGGTYTAMHTEVDVFPDLNAPTVVIMTEANGMAAEEVEQLVTFPVETAVNGATGVRRVRSSSTNGFSVVWVEFDWGTDIYLARQIVSEKLAIVGEELPSNVGKPTLGPQSSILGEVLIIGLTADSTSMLDLRTIADWTIRPRLLSTGGVAQVAVLGGELKEYQIQLDPERMRHYGVSMNEVMTVTRGMNLNANGGVLYEYGNEYIVRGVLSTANIEQLGKAVVKSIDSVPVLLEDIADVRIGPKAPKLGTASERGKPAVLMTVTKQPATSTLELTDKLEASLQDLRKNLPPDVKVSTDIFRQSRFIDSSISNVKKSLFEGGIFVVIVLFLFLANVRTTIISLVTLPLSLLVSILTLHFMGLTINTMSLGGMAIAIGSLVDDAIVDVENVYKRLRENRLLPENERLSVIQVVFNASKEVRMPILNSTLIIVVSFVPLFFLSGMEGRMLVPLGIAFIVALFASTIVALTLTPVLCSYLLGKEKGDKLPKEAFVARWMKGVYEKALTWVLIHKRLTLGSTIGLFIITLGFFFTLGRSFLPPFNEGSFTINISSLPGISLEESDKMGHRAEELLLSIPEIQTVARKTGRAELDEHALGVNVSEIEAPFELKDRSRNELMADVREKLGTITGANIEIGQPISHRIDAMLSGTKANIAIKLFGDDLNKMFSLGNQIKEAIGNIPGIADLNVEQQIERPQLKITPKREMLAKYGITLPEFSEYINVALAGEVISQVYEQGKSFDLIVKVKNNFRDEAEKIRNLMVDTQDGKKVPLSYIADVASSMGPNTINRENVKRKIVISANVADRDLRSVVNDIQKQVDEQIKLPEGYHIEYGGQFESEQAASRTLALTSFMSIVVIFLLLYHEFRSVKESAVILINLPLALIGGVFALLITTGEISIPAIIGFISLFGIATRNGMLLISHYNHLQQVEGLGVYESVIRGSLDRLNPIVMTALSSALALIPLALSGSLPGNEIQSPMAKVILGGLLTSTFLNGFIIPIVYLMMNGKRK; encoded by the coding sequence ATGCTAAATAAAATCATACATTTCTCACTTCAGAACCGTATCTTGGTACTTGTAGCCTCGGTACTGTTACTGATTGGCGGAACTTATACCGCCATGCATACCGAAGTAGACGTGTTCCCCGACCTGAATGCACCGACGGTGGTCATCATGACCGAAGCCAACGGAATGGCAGCCGAAGAGGTGGAACAACTCGTGACTTTCCCCGTTGAAACAGCCGTAAACGGTGCCACCGGTGTGCGCCGGGTACGTTCATCTTCCACGAACGGATTCTCTGTCGTATGGGTAGAATTCGACTGGGGAACCGATATATACCTCGCCCGCCAGATTGTAAGCGAAAAGCTGGCCATCGTAGGTGAAGAACTGCCTTCAAATGTAGGCAAACCGACACTGGGTCCCCAATCCTCCATTCTGGGCGAAGTCCTGATTATCGGATTAACCGCCGACTCGACCTCCATGCTCGACCTGCGTACCATTGCCGACTGGACCATACGTCCGCGCCTGCTCTCTACCGGAGGTGTAGCACAGGTAGCTGTATTGGGAGGAGAGTTAAAAGAATATCAGATTCAACTCGATCCGGAACGTATGCGTCATTATGGCGTATCTATGAATGAGGTGATGACCGTCACCCGCGGCATGAACCTGAATGCCAACGGAGGTGTACTTTATGAATATGGTAACGAATACATTGTGCGTGGTGTACTCTCCACCGCAAACATAGAACAACTGGGTAAAGCGGTAGTAAAGAGTATCGACAGCGTACCTGTACTGCTGGAGGATATCGCTGATGTCCGGATCGGACCGAAAGCCCCCAAACTGGGAACGGCTTCGGAAAGAGGAAAACCTGCCGTACTGATGACCGTCACCAAACAGCCCGCCACCAGTACTCTGGAGTTGACCGACAAACTGGAAGCTTCGTTGCAAGACCTCCGGAAGAATCTTCCACCGGATGTAAAGGTATCTACCGATATCTTCCGTCAAAGCCGTTTCATCGACAGTTCCATCAGCAATGTAAAGAAGTCCCTTTTTGAAGGCGGTATCTTTGTAGTCATCGTCTTATTCCTGTTCCTTGCCAACGTGCGAACCACGATTATTTCGCTGGTGACCCTGCCGCTCTCACTGCTGGTATCCATCCTGACTCTACATTTCATGGGACTGACTATCAATACCATGAGTCTGGGAGGTATGGCCATCGCCATTGGTTCGCTGGTAGACGATGCCATTGTCGATGTAGAAAACGTATACAAGCGCCTGCGTGAAAACCGTCTCCTCCCGGAGAATGAACGTCTTTCGGTCATCCAGGTGGTATTCAACGCCTCCAAAGAGGTCCGTATGCCTATCTTGAACTCTACACTGATCATTGTGGTCAGTTTCGTACCTCTCTTTTTCCTTTCCGGTATGGAAGGACGCATGCTGGTTCCGCTGGGCATTGCCTTCATCGTAGCATTATTTGCCTCGACGATAGTGGCATTGACCCTGACCCCGGTACTTTGCTCCTACCTGCTGGGCAAAGAAAAAGGTGATAAGCTTCCGAAAGAAGCATTCGTAGCCCGCTGGATGAAAGGGGTATACGAAAAAGCACTGACTTGGGTGTTAATTCATAAACGCCTGACCTTGGGAAGCACCATCGGACTGTTCATCATTACCCTGGGATTCTTCTTCACGTTGGGACGCTCGTTCCTCCCTCCATTCAATGAAGGTTCATTCACCATCAACATCAGTTCGCTGCCGGGCATCTCACTCGAAGAGAGCGATAAGATGGGACACCGTGCCGAGGAACTTCTGCTCTCTATCCCCGAGATACAGACAGTGGCCCGCAAAACCGGACGTGCCGAACTGGACGAGCATGCTTTGGGAGTCAACGTCTCGGAAATAGAGGCACCGTTTGAACTGAAAGATCGTTCGCGCAACGAACTGATGGCAGACGTACGCGAAAAACTGGGTACTATCACCGGAGCAAACATCGAGATCGGACAACCGATCAGCCACCGTATCGATGCTATGCTCAGCGGTACCAAAGCCAATATCGCCATCAAACTGTTTGGTGACGACCTGAATAAAATGTTCTCACTGGGCAATCAGATAAAAGAAGCCATCGGCAATATCCCCGGCATTGCCGACCTGAATGTGGAACAACAGATTGAACGCCCGCAGCTCAAAATCACTCCCAAACGTGAAATGTTGGCTAAATACGGCATTACCCTGCCGGAATTTTCGGAATACATCAATGTGGCACTGGCCGGAGAGGTGATTTCGCAGGTTTACGAACAGGGTAAGAGTTTCGACCTGATTGTGAAAGTAAAGAATAACTTCCGTGACGAAGCCGAAAAGATACGCAACCTGATGGTCGACACCCAAGACGGTAAAAAAGTGCCCCTGAGTTATATTGCCGACGTAGCCTCGTCCATGGGGCCGAATACCATCAATCGCGAAAACGTAAAACGTAAGATCGTGATTTCCGCCAACGTAGCCGACCGCGACTTGCGGAGTGTGGTCAATGACATCCAAAAGCAAGTGGACGAACAAATCAAGCTCCCCGAAGGTTATCATATCGAATATGGTGGTCAGTTTGAAAGCGAACAGGCAGCCAGCCGTACATTGGCACTGACCTCCTTCATGTCCATCGTAGTGATCTTCCTGCTGCTGTATCATGAATTCCGCAGCGTGAAGGAATCGGCAGTTATCCTGATAAACCTGCCGCTGGCACTGATCGGCGGTGTGTTTGCCCTGCTGATCACAACCGGTGAAATCAGTATTCCGGCCATCATCGGTTTCATTTCGTTGTTTGGTATCGCTACCCGTAACGGTATGTTGCTTATCAGCCATTACAACCACCTGCAACAGGTAGAAGGTTTGGGAGTATACGAAAGCGTAATCCGCGGATCACTCGACCGTCTGAACCCGATTGTTATGACAGCCCTTTCGTCTGCCTTGGCACTGATACCGCTGGCATTGAGCGGAAGCCTGCCCGGTAACGAGATTCAGAGTCCGATGGCAAAAGTGATTCTGGGCGGTCTGCTCACATCGACTTTCCTGAACGGATTCATTATCCCGATTGTTTACCTGATGATGAACGGAAAAAGAAAATAA
- a CDS encoding TolC family protein, with amino-acid sequence MKRITILAATLFALSGLQAQTGIDGVLRNIETNNKELQANAQLIASQKLETRTDNNLPDPTLSYAHLWNNKDKNNTIGELVVSQSFDFPSLYATRNQLNRLKAGAFDGQKSVFRQGILLQAKDVCLDIIMLRKQQQILTERLRNAEELSAMYAKRLQTGDANVIETNKINLELLNVKTEASLNETALRNKIQELTALNGNIPVVFEDADYPAVIFPSNYEELKTEVLASDYTLQALNSESAAARKQIAVNKSQWLPKLELGYRRNTESGEPFNGVVVGFSFPLFENRNKVKIAKAQSLNVDLQRANTSVQVESELTQLYREAHTLRTSMEEYEKTFQAQQDLSLLKQALTGGQISMIEYFVEVSVVYQSKQNYLQLENQYQKAMAKIYKNKL; translated from the coding sequence ATGAAACGAATAACCATACTTGCCGCTACCCTCTTCGCGCTATCCGGACTGCAAGCGCAAACCGGTATAGACGGGGTGCTGCGCAACATTGAAACCAATAATAAAGAGTTGCAAGCCAATGCGCAATTGATTGCCTCTCAAAAACTGGAAACCCGGACAGACAACAATCTGCCTGATCCGACTCTTTCGTATGCCCATTTGTGGAATAATAAAGACAAGAATAATACGATCGGAGAACTTGTAGTCTCCCAGAGCTTTGATTTTCCGAGCCTGTATGCTACCCGCAATCAACTGAACCGGCTGAAAGCCGGTGCTTTTGACGGGCAGAAGAGTGTATTCCGTCAGGGCATCCTGCTACAGGCAAAAGATGTGTGCCTGGATATCATCATGCTGCGAAAGCAACAGCAGATACTGACCGAACGGCTGCGAAACGCCGAAGAGCTCTCAGCCATGTACGCCAAGCGTTTGCAAACAGGAGACGCCAATGTAATCGAAACCAATAAGATCAATCTGGAATTGCTGAACGTGAAGACAGAAGCGTCACTAAACGAAACTGCTTTACGCAATAAGATTCAGGAACTGACTGCACTGAACGGAAACATACCGGTCGTGTTTGAAGATGCTGACTATCCGGCTGTCATCTTCCCTTCCAACTACGAAGAACTGAAAACTGAAGTCCTGGCATCGGACTATACCCTCCAGGCACTCAACAGCGAAAGTGCCGCTGCCCGCAAACAGATTGCGGTCAACAAGTCGCAATGGCTACCCAAGCTGGAACTAGGTTACCGTCGTAACACTGAATCGGGCGAGCCGTTCAACGGAGTTGTAGTAGGGTTCTCGTTCCCACTATTCGAGAATCGCAATAAAGTAAAGATAGCTAAAGCCCAGTCGCTCAATGTCGACCTGCAAAGGGCTAATACTTCGGTACAGGTAGAATCGGAACTGACCCAGCTCTATCGTGAAGCCCATACCTTGCGCACTTCAATGGAAGAATACGAGAAGACTTTTCAGGCGCAACAGGACTTATCCCTGCTGAAACAAGCATTGACGGGCGGACAAATCAGTATGATAGAATACTTTGTAGAAGTATCGGTAGTCTATCAGAGCAAACAGAACTATCTGCAACTGGAGAATCAGTACCAGAAGGCAATGGCAAAGATATATAAGAATAAACTGTAG
- a CDS encoding family 43 glycosylhydrolase: MIRTMIASCLLACSGFVSAQMTGGNPEEVKQTAPAPLYRDPVYDGVADPVVVWNKEDRSWWMLYTQRRANVNAGNVAYCYGNDIGIASSRDHGRTWVYRGVLDLNMERGKNTFWAPEVVNFNGVYHLFVSYIEGVRTDWGGHARMAHYTSKNMWDWKFEGFVKLSSDKTIDATFFRMPDGKWRAWYKDETRNAAIMTAESDDLFHWTLNDTPVIDQSRQEGPKVFRFGGYYWMLTDEWHGMRVYRSKDATTWEKQGVILDKPGTRPEDTPSGAHGDVVVVGDKAYVIYFTHPGRKAHSEETKDEDGNIPYHLRRSSAQVAELLIKDGQLVADRSPEFNFYLPDMEE, encoded by the coding sequence ATGATTAGAACAATGATTGCGTCATGCCTGTTGGCATGCAGCGGGTTCGTATCCGCACAAATGACGGGTGGAAATCCCGAAGAGGTGAAACAAACTGCTCCGGCTCCTCTTTACAGAGATCCTGTTTATGACGGAGTGGCCGATCCGGTCGTAGTCTGGAATAAAGAAGACCGCAGTTGGTGGATGCTGTATACACAGCGCCGGGCCAATGTGAATGCCGGGAACGTAGCTTATTGCTATGGAAATGATATCGGTATCGCTTCCAGCCGTGACCATGGCAGGACGTGGGTTTATCGTGGAGTACTCGACCTCAATATGGAGAGAGGAAAGAACACTTTCTGGGCTCCGGAGGTGGTAAACTTCAATGGGGTATATCATTTGTTCGTATCTTATATCGAGGGGGTACGAACCGATTGGGGCGGACATGCGCGCATGGCTCACTATACAAGTAAGAACATGTGGGACTGGAAATTTGAAGGCTTTGTGAAGCTGTCATCCGATAAAACGATCGATGCGACTTTCTTCCGGATGCCCGATGGAAAATGGCGTGCCTGGTATAAAGATGAAACCCGTAATGCGGCTATCATGACGGCAGAAAGTGATGATCTGTTCCACTGGACGCTGAATGATACACCGGTGATTGACCAAAGTCGCCAGGAAGGGCCTAAGGTATTCCGTTTCGGAGGTTATTACTGGATGCTTACCGACGAATGGCACGGCATGCGTGTGTATCGTTCAAAAGATGCCACCACATGGGAGAAGCAGGGAGTGATTCTAGATAAACCCGGTACCCGTCCCGAAGATACGCCGAGCGGTGCGCATGGTGATGTGGTTGTGGTAGGAGATAAGGCTTATGTTATCTATTTTACCCATCCCGGGCGTAAGGCACATTCCGAAGAGACCAAAGATGAAGACGGTAACATCCCTTATCATTTGCGCCGTTCATCGGCACAGGTGGCAGAATTGTTGATAAAGGACGGGCAGTTGGTGGCAGACCGTTCGCCTGAGTTTAATTTCTATTTGCCCGATATGGAGGAATAA